The DNA region CGGTCTGGATCTTGGTTTTTGCCTTGCTGATGAtttgctctctgccctctcgtgcaGGTTCAGCCTGGCAGGGTTTTCTCTCCACGATGGCACGAGGGAAATGTCAGTGATTTTAGGTTGTGGAGCGGTGGATTTGGGGCTCTCTGTGTGCTGCAGAGGGCTGGAGCAGACAGAAGGGCAGGATGTGGTGTCATGGCAGCCAGCGAGAGCTGTGGGCTGTGTGTTTCTCTAACTGATCAGCAGTTGGTGGCTGGGGAACCAACGGAAGAAATGTTTTATCTtaaagagctgcagagcagatccTGCCTGCCTCCCATGGTTCAGGGCCAGGGGATCAGAGCTGGGCCACCACGGCACCCAGGACATGCAGGCACTGAACAGAGAGGCTGAAGTCCCTCAGGGAGCTTTGCAGGGAGGAGGTGGACAGCTGGATTGAAAATGTGCAATGTGCCCAGCAGACAAGTGCCAGGAGCTTTGCCAAAATAGTGGAGAATTGCAGGTGGTGGCACAGAGTTTgtgtgctgcctgtgctgtgtgCCTGAGTtccaccctgctctgctgccatggAACCAGCTGAGTAAATCCATTCCTGGCTTCCCAGGGGCAAacagggagcagcagagaggagggagCTCCTGGCAGCCCCACTCAGCAACTGCTCACACGGGGGTTACGCTCACAGTCCACAGGAATTCTGTCTCCATTCCAAGAAAAAGAGGCTTAGATCCCATTCACTGGCACTGGATGCGTGTGAGGATGCTTGGCTccagctgctggagctcctgctgaggcagctgagcagcCTGTCTGCTCCAGGGATTTACCCCAGCCCGGGCTCAGAGAACATGCCATAGCCTCTCTCCCTCAGTGTCTTGGCCAAGCTTAACAAGTCAGGGATGTTTTTTTCAGTAGGAACAGTATCAAAGAGGTCTCTGCATTATCTCCCAGATCCCTGATCTCTTCCAGAAGCGACTTTCTTGTTGACAGAGACTTGCACCTTTCAAGTGCCTGATAGTAAATAAAGGTACAAAATTGACAGAAATCCCTTTCTTTGTCCTCTGTGTTCACCCAGCCAGGTTTCCCGAACTGGAAGGAGGATTCCCCTGGCCGCGGTGACCTCCCGAGGCGGTTCCTGGCCGTGGGATGGAGCTGTGGAGCAGGGCAGACCCCCAGCTCCGGGAGGTGGTGTGGTTCGCGCTGCGCTGCCGggccctggcgctgctgctgcaggcAAGTCCATCCTCCAGCCAGGGAGCTCTGCTGGGGTTTGCTGCTCCCAGATCCTCCCTGCTGTACCCCAGAGACCCGTGAGCTGCTTCTGCACAATGGGGAAATCTTCCTCTCTGGAGAGCCAACAGACTGTCCACAGCCAACTTACAGGTTGCTGTTAAGTAAAATTGCATTAATTTCCTCGTGACTTGCTGTGTTTTCATGCTGCTGCTGCAAGACGCTGGTTTGGCTCAAAGTGTGTTTATCCACAGAAGAGGAACAATAATCTCCTCCTGTACATTCCTCCCAAGTCTTATTTCCAGAGACATCCTGCTCTGAGCATGGGAGAGCTTGGTTGTGacagccagcacagagcccaatcaTAGCCGTGAGCAGCTTTCCCTGGCCACTTCTGCAGGGATTCATGCTGCATCCCAGAGCGTTATTCTGTTGAGATGCAAACACTCCAAAAGGGTTGTGTGTGCACCTTTTCACAGCCTCGTGGGCATTTGGGCTCCGGCCTTGGTGCCACCCTCACCCCTTGTTGGAGTGCCAGGAGCATCTCTGCCAGCCTGCAGCCCTGTCTGCCATCTCTGCCAGCCTCCAGCCCCGCACTCCCCTTGTTTTCCAGGCCGTGTTTAACGCGCTGATCCCGGACCACGCTGCCGACGCCTTCTCCCCGCCGCGGTCGGGCGCCCGGGGCCCGTGGGACGCGCTGCTGGAGCGGCTGCTGGGCGGGCTGGGCCGCTGGGACGCCGAGCATTTCCTGTTCATCGCCGAGCGCGGCTACCTGCTGGAGCACAACTGCGCCTTCCTGCCGCTCTTCCCGCTGGGGCTGCGGCTGCTGGCGGCGCTGCTGCCGTGCCCGGTgccgctgcagccccggggcCGGCTGCTGCTGGCGGCCGCGCTGCTCAACGCGCTGCTGGCGGTGctggcggcggccgcgctgctgGCGCTGGGCCGGGCCGTGCTGCGCAGGCCCCGCCAGGCCTTCCTGGCCGCGCTGCTCTTCTCCCTCAGCCCGGCCGGCGTCTTCATGGCCGCGGCCTACTCGGAGAGCGCCTTCGCCGCGCTGGCCTTCGGCGCCATGTGGCAGCTGGAGAAGGGGCGCCGCTGGCTCAGCGCGCTGCTCTTCGCCCTGGCTGCCGGGGCCCGCGCCAACGGGCTGGTCAATGCCGGCTTCGTGCTCTACTCGAGCGTCAGGCGCTtcgtgctgcagctgcagggcacagcggtgtccctgagggagctgcctgtgctgtggaAGCAGGCCCTCGGCCTGGTGGCTTCGGCAGCCCTGGTGTGTGCCGGGATTTCCCTGCCTTTTGCCTTGTTCCAGTACTACGCCTACGTGAGGTTCTGCAAGCCCAGCACGGGCCTGGCGCAGGCTGTCCCCgaggcactgctgcagctggCACGGGACAAGGGCTATCGTGTGGCAGGCGTGGGTGAGGCCAAACCCCCCTGGTGCTCCCAGCGCTTCCCCCTGGTCTATTCCTACATCCAGGACGCTTACTGGAACGTGGGCTTTCTAAGGTACTTTGAGCTCAGGCAGATCCCAAATTTCCTGCTTGCTCTGCCTGTCACCCTTCTGTGCTCGTGGGCTGCCTGGACCTACGTCACCGCAAACCCCCGGCACTGCCTGACTCTTGGTCTAGTGAGGAGCAAGGCTGAAGAGAGGGGAAAGGCAAGAGATGGATTCTGTGGCCCTGCTGCCTTTGTGTACGTggtgcacagcacagccctgctggcgtTCGGGTTCTTCTGCATGCACGTGCAGGTAGGACGGGGGGATTCCTCGTCCAGGGGCTGGGGCAGTGACAGCACAGCAGTTTGGGTGATTTCTCCTCTGCCTGTCGTCCCCAGGTGCTGACCCGGTTCCTTGGCTCCTCCTCGCCCATCCTGTACTGGTTCTCAGCTCACCTGCTTTTGGAGCACGAACCTTTActctggagcacagggactgATAACCCAGCCTCTGGGAAGCCTCCTCTGGGTAAATTTCACAGTTCCTGTGGGAAAGGGACCTCGGACAACCCCGTTGTGAGGCTGCTGCTGAACTGGCGATCGATCACCCCCCTCAGCAAGAGCATCCTGGGGTTCTTCCTGGGCTACTGGCTGCTGGGGCTGGTCCTGCACTGCAACTTCCTCCCGTGGACGTAGCACaggccagaagtggggcaggcacTGCTCAgaactgaaactcagctgctctgAAAGCCTGAGGTGGCTGCGGTGACGCTGTCCTTGCAGTTACAAAGGCGTTACTCCTCCAGTACCACTTCCCAGGCGGGATGTTCTCCGTGGTGTGATGCTGCAGCATCCTGCCCCGCTCAGCTGGCATTGCTGACGGCCAAAATTCCCATCCCCTGTCTGGGATGGGGAGTACACCTGGGCTCCTGCATCTCCCGGGGGGATGACGGCAGGTGCGGATTTGCGGGGGGATGCTCTGATGGATTTGGGATGTGCTGTGGGCACGGCAGGGAGggtccagctgccctgagctgctcAGACTGTTCCGGTTCCTTTTCCATGGTGCCGGTTCCGGGCTccgagccaggctgggcaggggcacgGCGGGGGTGGCGGGCGCTGCGGGAGCACATGCACGACCCCAATAAACGTGAAAGTTACCGGACAAGCGGTCAACCCGCTCCGCCGGACCGGGCTCGGGGCAGGGGCCGGGCCCGGGGTCCGAGTCGGGATCGCGGGTTCCGGTGCCGGGTTCggtgccgggccgggcccgctgcgCTCCCGgtgtggcggcggggccggcagggggcgctgtgcggcggggcggggccgggcccgcatcggggccgggccggggctcggggcgggaccggcggggccgggccgggatcggggccgggccggggctccgggCGCCGCGGCGCGGCCATGAAGGACTGCGAGTACCGGCAGATctcgcccggggcggcggcgACGCCAGGCCCGGGCCCGGACGGGccggcggccgcggccccgccggccgGAGCGGCGCGGCGGCCCCGCAGGAAGTGGGAGGTGTTCCCGGGCCGCAACCGCTTCTACTGCGGCGGCCGCCTCATGCTGGCGCGGCACAGCGGCGTCTTCGCCCTCACGCTCGGCCTCATCCTGGCCACCAGCGGCCTCTTCTTCGCCTTCGAGTGAGTGTGGGCCCGGCGGGCTCGGCGCCCCGGAGCCGTGCGGGCTCCGCGCCTCGGGGCCGCCCCTTGCGGCTGCTTGTCCCCCCGTTAGGGCCTGCCGGGGTTAGCTGCACCCCACGCTGGCCCCGGGCCGGAGGGAGGTGGGCTGGGGGTCCCCTATTCCCCTGGGAtccccgctgtccctgctgcccgctGCCCTTCCCCACGgtacagcccccagagcccctttGCTGCAGTCACTGCCCcatcacctgtgcccaggtgtgtttgtGGTGGGCAGGGGTCGTTCTGCGCCTTGTTTGCTCAGTCTGGCCCCAGGGAGGGGTTTAACGTCCCCCTAGGATGCCCCCCTGGCCTTTTAATACAGCCCGCAGGTCTCCCCTTTTGCTCCCAAGAAGAGAATTGGCCCGAAATTGCACCCAGGAAACCCCCAAGGCTCGTGGGCTTTGTCCACCGCTGAGATCTAGGAGCAGTGTTTCTTCTAAATGGTGAAGCCCTTTGGGGTCCCACCTGGAGGGTCTGCACTGGAGCTGGGCCCCCATTGTGCAGCACAGTCTGGGGAATCGGGAGCTgcatctttcctttcctttggaaGCTGGTCCAGggaagctccctgctcctgcagcccgaGGCAGGGGAGAGCCAGGAGCATCCCGGTGtgtcctgtgctgccctgggggctggggaaggagcaCCCTGGGTTCCTCACGCCTCGGAGGGTTCCGGTGTCCTGCCTGTCTCTGTCCCGGGAGGGATGGgagccgcttttccctggagcaGGGGGAGCCGCGCCTGCCTTTGGGTCTCGGCGTTATCCCTGCGAGGCTcggagcagagctgccccagcctgctGGTGGGGAGATGAAAGCGCTTGATCGGATTAGAGGCTCCGAGGAGTCAGATGAGCTGCAAGGGACAGGCAGCTGCGGCAGGCAGGCACGGCATCCCGATGGAAAAACCCTTTCTCAGCATCATCCGTGCCCTGACAGCTCCATGCCAGGTCGGGGGCCGACGGGCAGCTCAGCACAGTGAGGGCTTTGTGTTCCGGGCAGAGCACACAGGACATCTGCTCTGCCTCCCTTCTTGCCGAGTCACCCTCTCGTGCTTGAGGGTGCCCTGGGGCTCTCCCAAGTTGTTATTTTTGCAGGATGCCTCTGTGGCACAGGCTCCAGTTTGCTGGGTGTACAGCAAATACGTCTGTCTGTGTCTGCATTTCATGGTTTCTGTGGGAAaacctggcacaggtgcccagagcagctggggctgcccctggatccctggaaatgtcctagaccaggctggacagggcttggagcagcctgggacagtggaaggtgtccctggccatggcaggggtggcatggGATGGTGTTTAAGGTCCAAACCATTTGGGGATTCTATGATTTGTGTGATTGTTGTTCCCTAGTGGGGCAGAGTGGGCTCTGGAGGTTCTCTCAGGAAAGGGCTGACAACAGGCTCACATCTCTCCTTTCACTGACCTTTCTGTGCATGTCTGAGGGGCTCAGGCTTGGACTGAAGGGGTTTTGTTGCTTGGTGGGTGCTTTGTTCTGGACAGCTGAGCTGGGGAGGTGAAACAAAAGTTGCTTAATCCTCTCAGATTGCTGCAGAGCctgagcactgcctgcagccctcggggctggggcagcccatcatcatgtgctggctctgggtgctctgcaggaggggacagtggctctgtgtgtgcagggttgtgtcctctgctgtcctcagctgctgcctgtgggtAACAGAGCTGCCCTGGTGTGGGGTGTGATCAcaccagccccaggctggctgctgagcccactgCCCCGTGATAGTCAAGGCGTGATGTCCCAGCTGACAGCAGGTCTGTGCAACGATTGATAACAATTCCATTTTATTTATCTTCCAACAGCTGCCCCTTCCTTGCCAGTCACCTGACCCTGGCCATCCCCATCATCGCCGCCGTCCTCTTCTTCTTTGTCATCAGCTGCCTGCTCCAGACGAGCTTCAGGGACCCAGGGATCCTGCCCAGAGCCACCCCCAGCGAGGCTGCGGACCTGGAGAGGCGAATTGGTGAGAGCTCTGGTCCCTGTGTTTagttctgtgtgtgtctgtgcaccTTCCAGGCTCAGTGAGGCCCCTTCTTTGGGTCTTGGCTCCTTTGGGTTTGTCCAGGTGGAAGAAAAATCCAGAGTATCAGATTGTGGGGCTTGACAGTGTTTACCAGTCGTGATGAGAGGTGCAGTaagctcctctggcagtgcctcaGAGAGGatctgcagagcagctcagctgcttTTTGCTCCTGTCCAGTCCCAGCTTTTTCCCAGGCAGCAGAGTTGAAGGACAATTAATGCTTTTTGATATTGCCATTGAGCCTGCTGTGCTGCAAGGTGTTCTTTAGAGTAGGCTGATGTTTGTCCTCTTCTGAAAACTGCTCTGTCACGCTGGTCTGGGGACAGCCAAGGAGGTGTTTGCATCCAGGAGCTCAGGACGTTGTTGATGTGACAGGTTGGAGCAAATGCTTTAGCAGAGCTGATGTGACACAGCTTGAATCTGTCCCGCTGAAGACAGATGCAAGGCAGTAATTCTACATCTGACTTTAAAGATGGTTTTTAAATATCCCCCAGAGTGGTGATCCATGTTTCTATTTATAAGGGCCTAAAGCAGTAATCTGGCTGCAGATGCTGCCTGATGTGCCAGCTGTTACTGCTAATATAATCCACTTATTATCCTCTTAACATGCTCGCTGTTGCATCACTGTTTTCAAAGAATTCCTCACAGTTGGAAAGGTACTTTTTTGGGAGTGACTAAAAGGAATAACCCCCAAAACTGCAAATATGATACCAGGGGTTTCCAGCTCTTGCTGTGTACAGGAACAGTCTCCAGCCCCCAGGGAATAACGGAGTGCCAGCACACAGAGATGTGACTTGCAATGCCCCTAAAAATCCTCAGTTTaaacctggaggaggaggaaccCTCTTGTGCTATGAACACAAACATGTCAGATTCCAGGGAATCTACTGGAGCACTCGGGACCTGCTGCTGTCCTTCCCCACAGTGATGGAGGCGagtccctgcaggctgtggggggacaggctgtgtgctggcagtgccagggatgctCCTGTGGCAGGGCCACACGTGCCTGCACAGCCAGGCTGCCTGGTGTGACCTGCTGGACGCGCAGAGATGAGCTGGTGTTCCTGGGCTGCTGCTTCACACTCACTGTTTGTAAATTGCTTGATGTTCCACAGCACTGGGCGCTCACTGCTTCCTCTTGGCATCCCAGCAGCATCGGCACTGAACAAAGACAGGCCATAAATAACGCTGGAGCTGACTGCAGCTCTTGGCTGCCTACCCTGCAACAAATCCTGTGCGCTGTTAAAGCCAGGAGAGCGTGTGCCAACCCCTGCCCCCgctgggaggtggcacagggctgtgagtgtccctccttgtccctgcaGACAGCATGGGCAGCTCCACATACCGTCCCCCAGCCCGCACCATGGAGGTGGTGATCAACAAGTACGTGGTGAAGCTCAAGTACTGCTACACCTGCAAGATGTTCCGGCCGCCGCGCACCTCGCACTGCAGTGTCTGCGACAACTGCGTGggtgagcagggctgagctgggcagcaAACAGggtgtcctgagctgggagggacccacaggcACCACTGATCCTCCTGaccctgcccagacaccccaaaatcccaccctggccatccctggcagcgctgtccaaatgttcctggagctctggcagccttggggctgtgcccattccctggggagcctgggcagtgccagcaccctctggggaagaaccttgtCCCAATATCGAGCCTGCCCctgccctgacacagccccatccattccctctggtcctgtcactggtcctgTCACCTGTGTTCCTGGACACATTGCTTTTTGCTTCTCCTGAAGGATTATGAAACAGGATACTGCATAGTCTGTCTCCTTTGCATTTAAATTGGAAGCAGCACTAGTGCAGTGTCTCAGGGCAAGGGGCAGCACATCCAAGACTCCCTGGCTCTGTTTTCCCTGGTTTTGGGAGGAGGGTTCTGTAAACAAGCACGAGGTTTGCTGCAGGCTCCTCAGTGTGCGTGGCCAGGCTGGTACAGCCACCATGGAATCTTTGTGCCTCTCACTGCTGCACAGGGCTTCTGCCCTCGGGGTGCAGATgggtttgcagctcctcattctggGGGGCTGAGCAGAGTGTGCTCCGTGCTGGGTGTGGGGTGGCAGGAGCCCTCCTCACCTGGAGCCTTTGTTGCAGAGAGGTTCGATCACCACTGCCCCTGGGTGGGCAACTGCGTGGGCAAGCGCAACTACCGCTACTTCTACGCCttcatcctgtccctgtccttcctCACCGCCTTCATCTTCGCCTGCGTCGTCACCCACCTCACCCTGCGTAAGTCCTGcccgggggctgtggctgcagctcagctctgctccctgctccgTGGGACACGGCACAGGAGGGTCTGTGGGGTTACACCAGGGATTAGAGGGTGCCACAGGTCTGCTTCACCTCGCTGCAGAGGCGCtttgggggctggggaggggatttGCTTCCCAGAGCAGGTGAGCTGCTCTTACCCTGGCAGGGAAGGTGCCACCAGCCCCAAATCTCCTGGAGCCGTGTCCCTGCACTGACattcctgcagcatcccagactgCAGGTGTTCCTCAGCACACAGACACAGCCACACAGCCCACGGGGTGGAGTtctggctgcaggggcagggctgctgctgggatgCCATTCCTTGTTCTCTCTTGCTTTGCAGGCTCTCAGAGGGATGGGTTCCTGGCCACTCTGAAGACAACCCCTGCGAGATATCcttctgctggcagcagctgctcggGGTGCCTTGCGCTGCTAATCACTGACAGAGAGGGGCCAGGAGCTCTTTGCACATCACCCTGGTGTCCCTTCCCCAAAGTAATTTAGTCCCCTGGCTACCTGGAACTAAGGGTGGGTTGTTTCCCAGTTTGCAGGTTTAGGTGGAGAGGGAAgagctggagcaggctgtgccttGGTGGATCCCTGCAAGCCAGCTCAGGGAATGGGAAGCTTGCCCAAACCTCCCCAGACAGTCCTCTGCCTCTCCTTGAAGGATGATTTTGTTCCTTGAGACTTCCTTGACTTCTGTTTCACTGTGCTGGAGCTGGTGATTTGTTTTTTCTCAGTCTGGTCCATTTTGGGCCTCTCAGGTTTTCACACTTACTTGGTCGCCTCCAACCTGACGACGAACGAAGATGTAAGTACCTggatgcctgtgctgctgccaggctgcctGTGACCCATCCTGAGCAGCTCTCAGGGCATTcttggctgccccagtgcagtgtTTCATGTCTGTGATTCCCCAgtgcagagcacacagcctgTGCCCACGGCTGCACTTTCAGGTGGCTCAGTTAGAGCCATCACGTGTGTGTTTTTTCCAGTCTGTTTGTGGCCTTGCTTAAAATTAGGAGTTGTGAGATTAAAAAAGGGAGGCTGGCCCAGGGGAGTATTTGGGTGTGAGCTTGGTGATCTGAATTCAGCATCCCGTGTAACCACGGGTTTCCTCTGAGACCCTGGGCCCGTCCCTTTGTGTCTGGCAGTTCCTCATCTCTAATTAGCAAGCAATCTACAGACATCTGATGAGATTTGCCTTCAaatctgggctgtgcacaggctcCAAGGACCAAATGAGTGCCCTGAGTGGGAAAAGCAGGATCTGTCTGATCCTCAGAATCACAATTCGCCCTTCTGGCCAGAAGTACCTGTAATCCTTGCTGGGAGCTTCCAGCACTGCAGAAAGTGTGTTTGCAtcccttttggttttgctttttcccttttcccctccacCTTACATTCAGAGGTGTGGCAgaactgctcagggctgtgtgggtGAAGCTCACAGCTTGTACCCAGCTCTGGGAGCACCGTGGCTCCAGCCTCGTGCTGCAGCTGGGGGGAGGAAGCAAAACAAGAGGAGGAAATGTGCTGGtggaggtgctggtgctgcttCAGTGCAGCCTGAGGCAGCTGTGgcagctgcccagcccctgtgccacagccagtttcagagcagggctggggacagaggagccCCTGGGCTGGGAATCCCCTGGCTGTTTGTTTGTGCAGcctgagggagcagagccctgctctggtgggtgccagcctggggaccacgAGGGCAGCAGGAGGACAGGGCGGTGTGGCAGGTGCTGACAGGggtgacagcagtgacagtgacattgctgtcagtggtg from Melospiza melodia melodia isolate bMelMel2 chromosome 27, bMelMel2.pri, whole genome shotgun sequence includes:
- the ZDHHC18 gene encoding palmitoyltransferase ZDHHC18 isoform X1 — protein: MKDCEYRQISPGAAATPGPGPDGPAAAAPPAGAARRPRRKWEVFPGRNRFYCGGRLMLARHSGVFALTLGLILATSGLFFAFDCPFLASHLTLAIPIIAAVLFFFVISCLLQTSFRDPGILPRATPSEAADLERRIDSMGSSTYRPPARTMEVVINKYVVKLKYCYTCKMFRPPRTSHCSVCDNCVERFDHHCPWVGNCVGKRNYRYFYAFILSLSFLTAFIFACVVTHLTLRSQRDGFLATLKTTPASVLELVICFFSVWSILGLSGFHTYLVASNLTTNEDIKGSWSNKRGSEFANPYSHKSILTNCCAVLCGPFYPSLIDRRGFVQPDVGTPSSPKSEIPSLGAKTDTSMEDACQDFAISCTA
- the PIGV gene encoding GPI mannosyltransferase 2 → MELWSRADPQLREVVWFALRCRALALLLQAVFNALIPDHAADAFSPPRSGARGPWDALLERLLGGLGRWDAEHFLFIAERGYLLEHNCAFLPLFPLGLRLLAALLPCPVPLQPRGRLLLAAALLNALLAVLAAAALLALGRAVLRRPRQAFLAALLFSLSPAGVFMAAAYSESAFAALAFGAMWQLEKGRRWLSALLFALAAGARANGLVNAGFVLYSSVRRFVLQLQGTAVSLRELPVLWKQALGLVASAALVCAGISLPFALFQYYAYVRFCKPSTGLAQAVPEALLQLARDKGYRVAGVGEAKPPWCSQRFPLVYSYIQDAYWNVGFLRYFELRQIPNFLLALPVTLLCSWAAWTYVTANPRHCLTLGLVRSKAEERGKARDGFCGPAAFVYVVHSTALLAFGFFCMHVQVLTRFLGSSSPILYWFSAHLLLEHEPLLWSTGTDNPASGKPPLGKFHSSCGKGTSDNPVVRLLLNWRSITPLSKSILGFFLGYWLLGLVLHCNFLPWT
- the ZDHHC18 gene encoding palmitoyltransferase ZDHHC18 isoform X2; this translates as MKDCEYRQISPGAAATPGPGPDGPAAAAPPAGAARRPRRKWEVFPGRNRFYCGGRLMLARHSGVFALTLGLILATSGLFFAFDCPFLASHLTLAIPIIAAVLFFFVISCLLQTSFRDPGILPRATPSEAADLERRIDSMGSSTYRPPARTMEVVINKYVVKLKYCYTCKMFRPPRTSHCSVCDNCVERFDHHCPWVGNCVGKRNYRYFYAFILSLSFLTAFIFACVVTHLTLRSQRDGFLATLKTTPASVLELVICFFSVWSILGLSGFHTYLVASNLTTNEDIKGSWSNKRGSEFANPYSHKSILTNCCAVLCGPFYPSLIDRRGFVQPDVGTPSSPKSEIPSLGAKTDTSMVGGIP